The proteins below are encoded in one region of Geomonas ferrireducens:
- a CDS encoding FAD-binding protein translates to MSEVKKLKKPRGKVRLIEGKCIACGARCQSSCPVDGIQMSEAGEPQIELSKCIGCLKCVKACPGSALEIFYSKEELEILAQLAGQQDLAEDEADPEELARRELVAAYRGVWVFIEQTEGEAARVSWELLGKGKELAAKLGVELSAVVLGDKVEHLCYEAFSYGADQAYLMDQTVFANYRTYPYLDALCHLVDKFKPEIVLMGATGMGRDLAGAVATRVKTGLTADCTGLDIDAKRNLMQTRPAFGGNIMATIMCDRFRPQMATVRSHVMPMPAQEAGRKGKIIHVSLPINEADVFTKVLEVIRDKKAGEVDIAGAEFIVSGGRGLMAKENFAMLQELADELGGVVGASRSAVDAGWMPPDRQVGQTGKTVRPKIYIACGISGAIQHLVGMQDSDLVIAINRDKEAPIFEVASYGIVGDLFQVVPAITAALREMKAASNGVEVKDVKAA, encoded by the coding sequence ATGAGCGAGGTGAAAAAACTGAAAAAGCCGCGGGGGAAGGTTCGGCTCATAGAGGGGAAGTGCATCGCCTGCGGTGCGCGCTGCCAGAGCAGCTGTCCGGTGGACGGCATCCAGATGAGCGAGGCGGGGGAACCGCAAATCGAACTCTCGAAGTGCATCGGCTGCCTCAAGTGCGTGAAGGCCTGCCCGGGCTCGGCCCTGGAGATCTTCTACTCGAAGGAGGAGCTGGAGATCCTGGCGCAGCTCGCCGGTCAGCAGGACCTCGCCGAGGATGAGGCCGACCCGGAGGAGCTGGCACGCCGCGAACTGGTGGCGGCTTACCGCGGCGTATGGGTCTTCATCGAACAGACGGAAGGGGAGGCGGCCCGCGTTTCGTGGGAGCTCCTCGGCAAGGGTAAGGAACTGGCGGCGAAGCTCGGCGTGGAGCTCTCGGCGGTGGTGCTGGGCGACAAGGTCGAGCATCTCTGCTATGAGGCCTTCAGCTACGGTGCCGACCAGGCGTACCTGATGGATCAGACGGTTTTCGCCAACTACCGTACCTACCCGTACCTGGACGCCCTTTGCCACCTGGTCGACAAGTTCAAACCGGAGATCGTGCTCATGGGCGCGACCGGGATGGGGCGCGACCTCGCCGGGGCCGTCGCAACCCGCGTCAAGACCGGCCTCACCGCGGACTGTACAGGGCTCGACATCGACGCGAAGCGCAACCTCATGCAGACCCGCCCGGCCTTCGGCGGCAACATCATGGCGACCATCATGTGCGACCGTTTCCGTCCCCAGATGGCGACGGTACGCTCGCACGTCATGCCCATGCCGGCGCAGGAGGCGGGACGCAAGGGTAAGATCATCCATGTCTCCCTTCCCATCAACGAGGCGGACGTCTTCACCAAGGTGCTCGAGGTGATCCGCGACAAGAAGGCGGGCGAGGTGGATATCGCCGGCGCGGAATTCATCGTCTCCGGGGGGCGCGGCCTGATGGCGAAGGAGAACTTCGCCATGCTGCAGGAACTGGCCGACGAGCTTGGGGGCGTAGTGGGCGCCTCGCGCAGCGCGGTGGACGCGGGATGGATGCCGCCGGACCGCCAGGTGGGGCAGACCGGCAAGACGGTACGCCCGAAGATCTATATCGCCTGCGGCATCTCCGGTGCGATCCAGCATCTGGTGGGGATGCAGGATTCCGACCTCGTCATCGCCATCAACCGCGACAAGGAGGCCCCCATCTTCGAGGTGGCGAGCTACGGCATCGTGGGCGACCTGTTCCAGGTGGTCCCGGCGATCACGGCGGCGCTGCGGGAGATGAAGGCTGCCTCGAACGGTGTCGAGGTGAAGGACGTCAAGGCGGCGTAA
- a CDS encoding hybrid sensor histidine kinase/response regulator — protein sequence MGTWQIRHLSLQRRFFLLSFSIVLVFSVAVAVTLFVAQRNKLELTLENKGKAFASYISSVCTDALILKDTLQLDALVSEVHDDEIIYTIIEDADGNPQTTPFASLNRSHPQVKNILKKLPSDVSVSTVVDRLKKDGDVIELLQRIKVDSSTQGAVRIGLSRLNVHAQLVRQTEIILVGMLFMSLTFAIVLNVVANRLVLRPVSELARVADELAAGNMAARVTCSSVGEIDTVCRSFNMMAERLESDIAELKRAEASVRFAQESQEAILNSMPDLMFRTDREGVIKEYHTSEQNLLYLPPEQFLGKRVSEIMPEEPAGIVMASLAEAEKHGSHRGAVYCLTMPQGEMWFELSVTAMGTPCTGFILLVRDITARRRLEAEQQQLEKQLLHSQKLESLGVLAGGIAHDFNNILMAIMGNAELALMRINKESPAIGNLQNIEQASARAADLAAQMLAYSGKGKFVIEAVDLNRLLQEMLHMLNVSISKKALLNFHLADTLPCIEADATQIRQVIMNLIINASEALGDNSGAITVQTGSMICDRGYLKNVWPNEELPEGLYVFFEIADTGCGMDKETVGRLFDPFFTTKFTGRGLGMAAVLGIVRGHKGAIVVYSEPEKGTTIRVLIPASKLQAASEKPSIPEEAAWEGAGKALLVDDEEVVLDIGTEMLRELGFATVTARDGREALEVYRTTPGIRFVILDLTMPHMSGDQCLAELKKIDPEVKVVISSGFSEIEVKQKFAGSEPAGFIQKPYRLSALREVLKTVSPGT from the coding sequence ATGGGCACTTGGCAGATCAGACATCTAAGCCTGCAGCGAAGGTTTTTCCTCCTCTCCTTCAGCATCGTCCTCGTATTCTCCGTTGCCGTAGCGGTGACTCTCTTCGTCGCGCAAAGAAACAAGCTGGAGCTCACCCTCGAGAACAAGGGAAAGGCCTTCGCTAGTTACATTTCGTCTGTCTGCACCGATGCGCTGATCCTGAAGGATACCCTGCAATTGGATGCCCTGGTTTCGGAGGTGCACGATGACGAGATCATCTACACCATCATCGAGGACGCCGACGGCAACCCGCAGACGACCCCCTTCGCCAGCCTGAACCGCTCCCACCCGCAGGTGAAAAATATCCTGAAAAAGCTCCCTTCCGACGTTTCCGTCAGTACCGTCGTGGACCGCTTGAAAAAAGACGGTGACGTGATCGAGCTCCTGCAAAGGATCAAGGTCGATTCCTCCACGCAGGGGGCGGTCCGCATCGGGCTCAGCCGGCTGAACGTCCACGCGCAGTTGGTGCGCCAGACCGAGATAATCCTGGTGGGCATGCTCTTCATGTCGCTCACCTTCGCGATCGTCCTGAACGTGGTCGCGAACCGGCTGGTGCTGCGCCCGGTGAGCGAACTGGCCCGGGTCGCCGATGAGCTGGCGGCAGGCAACATGGCTGCGCGGGTAACCTGTTCGTCAGTGGGGGAAATCGACACCGTCTGCAGAAGTTTCAACATGATGGCGGAGCGCCTGGAAAGCGACATCGCGGAGCTCAAGCGGGCTGAGGCGAGCGTGCGCTTTGCACAGGAGTCCCAGGAGGCCATCCTGAACTCGATGCCGGACCTCATGTTCAGAACCGACCGGGAAGGGGTCATCAAGGAATACCACACCTCGGAGCAGAACCTTCTTTACCTGCCGCCGGAACAGTTCCTCGGCAAGCGGGTTTCGGAGATCATGCCGGAAGAACCGGCAGGCATCGTAATGGCTTCACTGGCGGAGGCGGAGAAGCACGGCTCCCACCGGGGGGCCGTTTACTGCCTCACAATGCCGCAGGGAGAAATGTGGTTCGAGCTTTCCGTAACCGCGATGGGAACACCGTGCACCGGTTTCATCCTGTTGGTCCGCGACATCACGGCGCGCAGGCGTCTCGAGGCGGAACAGCAACAGCTCGAAAAACAGCTCCTGCACTCGCAGAAGCTGGAAAGCCTCGGTGTCCTTGCCGGAGGCATCGCCCACGACTTCAACAACATCCTGATGGCCATCATGGGGAACGCCGAGCTTGCCTTGATGCGGATCAACAAGGAGTCACCCGCCATTGGGAACCTGCAAAACATAGAGCAGGCCTCCGCCCGCGCCGCAGACCTGGCGGCACAGATGCTCGCCTACTCGGGCAAAGGCAAGTTTGTCATCGAAGCAGTCGACCTGAACCGGCTGCTGCAAGAGATGCTGCACATGCTCAACGTCTCCATCTCGAAAAAGGCGCTACTGAACTTTCATCTCGCCGATACGCTTCCGTGCATCGAAGCCGATGCGACGCAGATACGCCAGGTGATCATGAACCTGATCATCAACGCTTCCGAGGCGCTTGGGGATAATAGCGGGGCCATCACGGTGCAGACCGGCAGCATGATCTGCGATCGCGGGTACCTCAAGAACGTCTGGCCGAACGAGGAGCTGCCGGAGGGGCTTTATGTCTTTTTCGAGATAGCGGATACCGGTTGCGGCATGGACAAGGAGACCGTAGGGAGGCTGTTCGATCCCTTTTTCACCACGAAGTTCACCGGCCGCGGCCTGGGGATGGCGGCCGTGCTGGGGATCGTAAGGGGACACAAGGGGGCGATCGTGGTGTACAGCGAGCCGGAGAAGGGGACCACGATAAGGGTGCTCATCCCGGCAAGCAAGCTGCAGGCGGCGAGCGAAAAGCCCTCTATCCCGGAGGAGGCCGCTTGGGAAGGGGCCGGAAAGGCGCTCCTCGTCGACGATGAGGAAGTGGTGCTGGATATAGGCACCGAGATGCTGAGGGAGCTCGGCTTCGCGACGGTCACCGCGCGCGACGGCCGGGAAGCCCTCGAGGTGTACAGGACTACCCCCGGCATCCGGTTCGTCATCCTGGACCTGACCATGCCACACATGAGCGGCGACCAGTGCCTGGCCGAGTTGAAGAAGATCGATCCGGAGGTTAAAGTCGTCATCTCCAGCGGCTTCAGCGAGATCGAGGTGAAGCAGAAGTTCGCAGGGAGTGAGCCTGCAGGGTTCATTCAGAAACCGTACAGACTCTCCGCGCTCAGGGAGGTGCTCAAGACGGTCAGTCCAGGCACCTGA
- a CDS encoding (Fe-S)-binding protein: MQPNPVIFTPLLAAACAIFAWSCYRRFSLVAVGAAEDRLSSLPERLKGMFLFAFLQKRVVSRPFGINHVFIFWSFLVLAVANTEFLLAGVFPAAKLSSLLPAALYLPLVFAFDLVSLCALTAVVIALVRRAVAPPYEGARTGEAFGILSMIGTLMLAYFGLHAAEIAMGQEQAAQAMPVSSALAAILAGEGSETLKSVAQLSWWLHAAVLLFFMNYLPYSKHMHILAAIPNCFFKELETPNTQPREEFEEGNVFGTGSIDRFTWKDLFDSFSCTECGRCEKSCPAANTGKPLNPRLVMHDIKVNLLANGDLLKRGGEPTVPVIGEGEGCIKPDALWSCTSCGACLAACPVFIEQMPKITKMRRHLVQMEADFPEELLNLFENMEQRSNPWGIAPGERGKWAGGRDVQLFEAGKTEYLYFVGCAGSFDSRSKQVTLAMTQIFEAAGVSYGILGKDEKCCGDSLRRLGNEYLFDRMAKENVALFQEKGVKKIVTQCPHCFTTLKNDYKQYGLELEVIPHAEFIESLIAQGKLKLDHHAKKGGNIVFHDSCYLGRHNGVYEAPRSVIAHATGSAPAEMERSRENSFCCGAGGGRMWMEEHLGERINLNRVSEALSGDPSTICTTCPYCMTMMEDGLKDRSTGGTNVKDIAELVAEGLKGAAKG; encoded by the coding sequence ATGCAACCTAATCCTGTCATCTTCACGCCGCTCCTGGCGGCGGCTTGCGCCATCTTCGCCTGGAGCTGCTATCGCCGCTTCAGCCTGGTCGCCGTCGGCGCGGCCGAAGACCGTCTCTCCAGTTTACCCGAGAGGCTCAAGGGGATGTTCCTCTTCGCCTTCCTGCAGAAAAGGGTGGTGAGCCGTCCCTTCGGCATCAACCACGTCTTCATCTTCTGGTCGTTCCTGGTGCTCGCGGTAGCCAACACGGAGTTCCTGCTCGCGGGGGTGTTCCCGGCAGCGAAACTTTCCAGCCTGCTCCCCGCGGCGCTCTACCTGCCGCTCGTCTTCGCCTTTGACCTCGTCTCGCTCTGCGCCCTCACCGCGGTAGTCATCGCCCTGGTGCGAAGAGCGGTGGCGCCTCCCTACGAAGGGGCCCGCACCGGCGAGGCCTTCGGCATCCTCTCCATGATCGGGACGCTCATGCTCGCCTACTTCGGCCTGCACGCGGCGGAGATCGCCATGGGGCAGGAGCAGGCGGCGCAGGCGATGCCGGTTTCCTCGGCGCTGGCGGCCATACTGGCGGGGGAGGGGAGCGAGACCCTGAAGAGTGTCGCGCAGCTCTCCTGGTGGCTGCACGCGGCGGTGCTGCTCTTCTTCATGAACTACCTTCCCTACAGCAAGCACATGCACATCCTGGCCGCCATCCCGAACTGTTTCTTCAAGGAGCTGGAGACGCCGAACACCCAGCCGCGCGAGGAGTTCGAGGAGGGAAACGTTTTCGGCACCGGGAGCATCGACCGCTTCACCTGGAAGGACCTCTTCGATTCCTTCTCCTGCACCGAGTGCGGGCGCTGCGAGAAGTCCTGTCCTGCCGCGAACACCGGCAAGCCGCTCAACCCGCGCCTCGTCATGCACGACATCAAGGTGAACCTCCTTGCCAACGGCGATCTTCTGAAACGCGGCGGTGAGCCGACCGTGCCGGTGATCGGCGAGGGTGAGGGATGCATCAAGCCCGACGCGCTCTGGTCCTGCACGAGCTGCGGCGCCTGTCTTGCCGCCTGCCCGGTCTTCATCGAGCAGATGCCGAAGATCACCAAGATGCGCAGGCACTTGGTGCAGATGGAGGCGGACTTCCCGGAAGAGCTTCTGAACCTCTTCGAGAACATGGAGCAGCGCTCCAACCCCTGGGGGATCGCACCGGGCGAGCGCGGCAAGTGGGCCGGCGGGCGCGACGTGCAGCTCTTCGAGGCGGGAAAGACGGAGTACCTCTATTTCGTCGGCTGTGCGGGGTCCTTCGACTCGCGCAGCAAGCAGGTGACGCTCGCCATGACGCAGATCTTCGAGGCGGCCGGGGTTTCCTACGGCATCCTCGGCAAGGATGAGAAGTGCTGCGGCGACAGCCTGCGCCGCCTGGGGAACGAGTACCTCTTCGACAGGATGGCGAAGGAGAACGTGGCGCTTTTCCAGGAGAAGGGGGTGAAGAAGATCGTCACCCAGTGTCCGCACTGCTTCACCACGCTCAAAAACGACTACAAGCAGTACGGCCTCGAGCTCGAGGTGATTCCGCACGCCGAGTTCATCGAGTCGCTCATCGCGCAGGGTAAGCTGAAGCTCGATCACCATGCGAAGAAGGGTGGCAACATCGTCTTCCACGACTCCTGCTATTTAGGCCGGCATAACGGCGTCTACGAGGCGCCCCGTTCCGTCATCGCCCACGCCACCGGGAGCGCTCCAGCGGAGATGGAGCGTAGCCGAGAGAATTCCTTCTGCTGCGGCGCAGGCGGCGGGCGCATGTGGATGGAGGAGCACCTGGGCGAGCGCATCAACCTTAACCGGGTGAGCGAGGCGCTCTCCGGCGACCCGAGCACCATCTGCACCACCTGCCCCTACTGCATGACCATGATGGAGGACGGCCTGAAGGACCGCTCAACGGGCGGCACCAACGTGAAGGACATCGCCGAGCTGGTGGCGGAAGGGCTGAAGGGTGCGGCGAAAGGGTAG
- a CDS encoding radical SAM/SPASM family putative metalloenzyme maturase → MNNNAAALSEFMPDNEPAFLEYPSKLFVETTSRCNLNCVMCMKQNADGSRVEDGDLDVATFSQLEPALPNLEALVLNGVGEPLINTRLEHFITRAKKLMPVGSWVGFQSNGLLLSHLRAVSLLEAGVDRICLSMDGVDADTFSSIRSGSQLVDLEHALNALGAAKVACRRPDMEIGVEFVVMRDNLRQLPAALSWASEFGVSFALVSHLHPFDEPHLSQCSYDLSSDESISLFQSWMSKAELKGIDIRRYYEVLWNYKKTEEERAIIEYVAAMKSDAQQRGVTLDLKRLFALDTERIHESQEIFEEAAQVARRTGIELKLPEVARRESRVCSFVEKGSAFISWDGGMHPCYHLWHHCRSFANGWLHPVQPWSFGNVKDKGVLGIWNSLPFRRYRENVLRHDYPSCAECNTSPCDLMQSERFDVDCYVNSEPCGSCLWSSGVFRCLD, encoded by the coding sequence ATGAACAACAACGCGGCGGCACTGTCTGAATTCATGCCGGACAACGAGCCGGCCTTCCTGGAATACCCCTCGAAGCTCTTCGTCGAGACCACCAGCCGCTGCAACCTGAACTGCGTCATGTGCATGAAGCAGAACGCGGACGGCAGCCGGGTCGAGGACGGCGACCTCGACGTCGCCACCTTCAGCCAGCTGGAGCCCGCGCTTCCGAACTTGGAGGCGCTGGTCTTGAACGGCGTCGGCGAGCCGCTCATCAACACCCGCCTGGAGCACTTCATCACGCGGGCGAAGAAGCTCATGCCGGTCGGGAGCTGGGTCGGCTTCCAGAGTAACGGTCTTTTGCTGTCGCACCTGCGCGCCGTGTCGCTCCTGGAGGCGGGGGTGGACCGCATCTGCCTCTCCATGGACGGCGTAGATGCCGATACCTTCAGCTCCATCCGTTCCGGCAGCCAACTGGTCGACCTGGAGCACGCGCTGAACGCGCTGGGGGCGGCAAAGGTAGCCTGCCGGCGCCCCGACATGGAGATCGGGGTCGAGTTCGTCGTGATGCGCGACAACCTGCGCCAGCTCCCGGCCGCTCTTTCCTGGGCCTCCGAGTTCGGCGTCAGCTTTGCGCTCGTGTCGCACCTGCACCCCTTCGACGAGCCGCACCTCTCCCAGTGCAGCTACGACCTCTCCAGCGACGAGTCCATCTCGCTCTTCCAGAGTTGGATGAGCAAGGCGGAGCTTAAGGGGATCGACATCCGGCGCTACTACGAGGTGCTGTGGAATTACAAGAAGACCGAGGAGGAGCGCGCCATCATCGAGTACGTGGCGGCGATGAAATCGGACGCGCAGCAGCGCGGGGTGACACTCGACCTGAAGCGCCTCTTCGCCTTGGACACCGAGCGCATCCATGAAAGCCAGGAGATCTTCGAGGAGGCGGCGCAGGTGGCGCGCAGGACGGGGATCGAGCTGAAGCTTCCCGAGGTGGCAAGGCGGGAGAGCCGCGTCTGCAGCTTCGTCGAGAAGGGGAGCGCCTTCATCTCCTGGGACGGCGGCATGCATCCCTGCTACCACCTCTGGCACCACTGCCGCTCCTTCGCGAACGGCTGGCTCCACCCGGTGCAGCCCTGGAGTTTTGGCAACGTTAAGGACAAGGGGGTGCTGGGGATCTGGAACAGCCTTCCCTTCCGCCGCTACCGGGAGAACGTGCTGCGCCACGACTACCCCTCCTGCGCCGAGTGCAACACCTCTCCCTGCGACCTGATGCAGTCCGAGCGCTTCGACGTCGACTGCTACGTGAACTCCGAGCCCTGCGGCAGTTGCCTCTGGAGCTCCGGCGTCTTCAGGTGCCTGGACTGA
- the moaA gene encoding GTP 3',8-cyclase MoaA — protein MALIDTYGRRINYLRLSVTDRCNMRCSYCMPAQGVAKLEHKEMLSYEELYRAASACVAQGIEKIRVTGGEPLVRRGIVDFLGRLSAIPGLKELVLTTNGLLLDELAQPLRQAGVARLNISLDSLRADTFARITRGADLYRVLSGIAAAQEAGFGPLKINMVVMRGVNDQEILDFAALTLDHPFTVRFIEYMPTLQDEGWGAQSMPGSEILARIAERYPLLPLVNSEMAGPARNYKIQGAAGAIGIITPVSGHFCESCNRIRITATGRVRGCLFSDQGMDLKPLLASDDPGPLHEALSRIVTQKPGRHHIAEEGAEQAVVNMSRIGG, from the coding sequence ATGGCACTGATCGATACCTACGGCAGGCGGATCAACTACTTGAGACTCTCGGTCACCGACCGCTGCAACATGCGCTGCAGCTATTGCATGCCGGCGCAGGGGGTGGCGAAGCTCGAGCATAAAGAGATGCTGAGCTACGAGGAGCTTTACCGGGCGGCCTCGGCCTGCGTCGCGCAGGGGATAGAAAAGATAAGGGTGACCGGCGGGGAGCCGCTGGTCAGAAGAGGCATCGTTGATTTTCTCGGTCGCCTCTCGGCGATCCCGGGACTCAAGGAACTGGTGCTCACCACCAACGGGCTCCTCCTCGACGAGCTAGCCCAGCCGCTCAGGCAGGCCGGGGTGGCTCGGCTAAACATAAGCCTCGATTCGTTGAGGGCGGATACCTTCGCCAGGATCACCCGGGGTGCCGATCTGTACCGGGTCCTCTCCGGGATTGCTGCGGCGCAGGAGGCGGGCTTCGGACCGCTTAAGATCAATATGGTGGTGATGCGCGGGGTGAACGACCAGGAGATCCTGGATTTCGCCGCCCTCACCCTGGACCATCCGTTCACGGTGCGCTTCATAGAGTACATGCCGACCCTGCAGGACGAAGGGTGGGGCGCCCAGAGCATGCCCGGAAGCGAGATCCTCGCGCGCATCGCCGAGCGCTACCCGTTGCTGCCGCTGGTGAACTCCGAGATGGCGGGGCCGGCCAGGAACTACAAGATACAGGGTGCCGCGGGCGCCATCGGGATCATCACCCCGGTGTCGGGGCACTTCTGCGAGAGCTGCAACCGGATCAGGATCACGGCGACCGGCCGGGTGCGCGGCTGCCTCTTCTCGGATCAGGGCATGGACCTGAAGCCGCTTCTTGCTTCCGACGATCCCGGCCCGCTGCACGAGGCGCTTAGCCGCATCGTGACGCAGAAGCCGGGACGGCACCATATCGCCGAGGAAGGGGCCGAGCAGGCCGTGGTCAACATGTCGAGGATAGGCGGTTAG
- a CDS encoding MOSC domain-containing protein, whose protein sequence is MSASVVAVSVSENKGERKKPAPAVHLRENYGIIGDAHAGDWHRQVSLLAEESIDKMIALGLAVGPGDFAENITTRGIELVTLPVGTRIGIGPVVLEVSQIGKVCHTRCAIYYQAGDCVMPKEGIFATVVSGGVVRPEDKIELL, encoded by the coding sequence ATGAGCGCGTCTGTAGTGGCGGTCAGCGTAAGCGAGAATAAGGGCGAGAGGAAAAAGCCGGCGCCGGCTGTGCACCTGAGGGAAAACTACGGCATCATCGGCGACGCGCACGCGGGGGACTGGCACCGCCAGGTGAGCCTTTTAGCCGAGGAGAGCATCGACAAGATGATCGCGCTGGGGCTTGCCGTCGGGCCGGGCGACTTCGCGGAGAACATCACCACGCGCGGCATCGAACTGGTGACTCTGCCGGTGGGGACTCGGATCGGCATCGGGCCGGTGGTGCTGGAGGTTTCCCAGATAGGAAAGGTCTGCCACACCCGGTGCGCCATCTACTACCAGGCGGGTGACTGCGTCATGCCGAAGGAGGGGATCTTCGCCACCGTGGTGAGCGGCGGCGTAGTGCGCCCCGAGGACAAGATCGAGCTGCTGTAA
- a CDS encoding electron transfer flavoprotein subunit beta/FixA family protein, with translation MYVVACIKQVPDTTQVQIDPVTNTLVRDGIPFIVNPYDTHALEESLRMKARYGFKAAALSMGPPNAEATLRKALALGVDEAILCSDRAFGGADTLSTSKVLAEAIRKLAQDDEVGLVFCGKQTIDGDTAQVGPGIAIRLGFSQLTLVDRIEHLDFLSRKIRVRRKLEGRYEIVEAKLPAMITVVRELNRPRYPTVPMRLKAARSEVKVWSNNDLKLDPNGIGLKGSPTWVSRIFSPQRAAGEMIGDGLNDPTGTAKLLLEKLVARDMLAV, from the coding sequence ATGTACGTGGTGGCTTGCATTAAACAGGTGCCGGATACGACTCAGGTGCAGATCGACCCGGTTACTAATACGCTGGTGCGCGATGGTATCCCTTTCATCGTAAATCCTTACGATACCCACGCCCTGGAGGAAAGCCTCCGCATGAAGGCACGCTACGGGTTCAAGGCGGCTGCCCTCTCGATGGGACCGCCCAACGCGGAGGCGACACTCAGAAAGGCGTTGGCTCTCGGCGTGGATGAAGCGATCCTCTGCTCGGACCGCGCCTTCGGCGGCGCGGATACGCTCTCCACCAGCAAAGTGCTGGCGGAGGCCATCAGGAAACTGGCCCAGGATGACGAGGTGGGGCTGGTCTTCTGCGGCAAGCAGACCATCGACGGCGATACGGCCCAGGTCGGCCCGGGCATCGCCATCCGGCTCGGCTTCTCGCAACTCACGCTCGTGGACCGCATCGAACATCTGGACTTCCTTTCCAGAAAAATCCGCGTGCGCCGCAAACTCGAGGGGCGCTACGAGATCGTTGAGGCGAAGCTGCCGGCCATGATCACGGTGGTGCGCGAACTGAACCGTCCGCGCTACCCGACAGTCCCGATGCGGCTCAAGGCGGCCAGGAGCGAGGTGAAGGTCTGGAGCAACAACGACCTGAAGCTCGACCCCAATGGCATAGGCCTTAAGGGATCGCCTACCTGGGTGAGCAGGATCTTCTCGCCGCAGCGTGCGGCGGGGGAGATGATCGGCGACGGTTTGAACGACCCCACGGGGACCGCAAAGCTCCTCTTGGAGAAGCTGGTGGCCAGGGACATGCTGGCTGTATAG
- a CDS encoding iron-containing alcohol dehydrogenase translates to MALGEQTYGFFIPTVSLMGIGSAKETGEQVKALGASKALIVTDKGLSAMGVADKIKEQVEATGVKAIIFDGAEPNPTDINVHDGVKVYQENGCDAIISLGGGSSHDCAKGVGLVIGNGGNIRDFEGINKSTKPMPAFVAINTTAGTASEMTRFCIITNTDTHVKMAIVDWRCTPNIAINDPLLMVGKPAALTAATGMDALTHAVEAYVSTIATPITDACAIKAIELIAKYLSKAVANGEDLEARDKMAYAEYLAGMAFNNASLGYVHSMAHQLGGFYNLPHGVCNAILLPAVSQYNLIACPERFADIAKALGENVDGLSVTEAGQKAIDRIRSLSASIGIPTGLKALNVKEEDLSIMAENAKKDACQFTNPRKATLEQVIQIFKDAM, encoded by the coding sequence ATGGCATTAGGAGAACAGACTTACGGCTTCTTCATTCCGACGGTTTCGCTGATGGGCATCGGTTCCGCTAAGGAAACCGGTGAGCAGGTGAAGGCACTGGGCGCATCCAAAGCTCTCATCGTAACCGACAAAGGTCTTTCGGCTATGGGCGTTGCCGACAAGATCAAGGAGCAGGTGGAAGCCACCGGCGTAAAGGCCATCATCTTCGACGGCGCCGAGCCGAATCCGACCGACATCAACGTTCACGACGGCGTGAAGGTGTACCAGGAAAACGGTTGCGACGCGATCATCTCCCTGGGCGGCGGCTCCTCCCATGACTGTGCCAAAGGCGTTGGCCTGGTCATCGGCAACGGCGGCAACATCCGCGACTTCGAAGGCATCAACAAGTCCACCAAACCGATGCCGGCATTCGTCGCCATCAACACCACCGCCGGCACCGCTTCCGAAATGACCCGTTTCTGCATCATCACCAACACCGACACCCACGTGAAGATGGCCATCGTCGACTGGCGCTGCACTCCGAACATCGCCATCAACGACCCGCTGCTCATGGTCGGCAAGCCGGCCGCTCTGACCGCGGCTACCGGTATGGACGCCCTCACCCACGCAGTTGAGGCATACGTCTCCACCATCGCTACCCCGATCACCGACGCATGCGCCATCAAGGCCATCGAACTGATCGCCAAGTACCTCTCCAAGGCTGTCGCCAACGGCGAAGACCTCGAGGCACGCGACAAGATGGCTTACGCCGAGTACCTGGCCGGCATGGCGTTCAACAACGCTTCGCTTGGCTACGTTCACTCCATGGCGCACCAGCTGGGCGGCTTCTACAACCTGCCGCACGGCGTCTGCAACGCCATCCTGCTGCCGGCCGTCAGCCAGTACAACCTGATCGCATGCCCCGAGCGTTTCGCCGACATCGCGAAAGCCCTCGGCGAGAACGTCGACGGCCTCTCCGTGACCGAAGCCGGCCAGAAGGCGATCGACAGGATCCGCAGCCTCTCCGCTTCCATCGGCATCCCGACCGGCCTCAAGGCCCTCAACGTGAAGGAAGAGGACCTCTCGATCATGGCGGAAAACGCAAAAAAGGACGCTTGCCAGTTCACCAACCCGCGCAAAGCGACCCTTGAGCAGGTCATCCAGATCTTCAAGGATGCGATGTAA